In one Hypomesus transpacificus isolate Combined female chromosome 18, fHypTra1, whole genome shotgun sequence genomic region, the following are encoded:
- the ndufb11 gene encoding NADH dehydrogenase [ubiquinone] 1 beta subcomplex subunit 11, mitochondrial — MLARLVRLGPTLSRFRINPVLGVRFVSQTTPSGAAGSATVSDLQPAHVKDSHHGHAEVSAYEKNPDYHGFSRDPVVDVWNMRLAFFFGISVAIVVGSTFIHYLPDHGMRQWARREAERLVKQRDAEGLALIEENYYDSSKIVLPGAGEE; from the exons ATGCTCGCTCGGTTGGTGCGTCTCGGGCCTACCCTGTCCCGTTTTCGCATAAATCCGGTTCTCGGGGTTCGGTTTGTATCCCAAACGACACCGTCCGGAGCTGCCGGTTCGGCCACAGTTTCGGATTTGCAGCCTGCACATGTCAAGGATAGTCATCATGGACACGCAGAGGTCAGCGCATACGAGAAG AATCCAGATTATCATGGGTTCTCACGGGATCCTGTTGTTGATGTGTGGAACATGAGGCTTGCCTTCTTCTTTGGCATCTCTGTGGCCATCGTTGTTGGGAGTACCTTCATCCACTATTTACCAGACCATGG AATGAGGCAGTGGGCccggagggaggcagagaggcttgTGAAACAGAGGGATGCAGAGGGTCTTGCTCTTATTGAGGAGAACTACTATGACTCAAGCAAGATTGTGCTacctggagctggagaggagtAG
- the rhoaa gene encoding rho-related GTP-binding protein RhoA-A, whose amino-acid sequence MAAIRKKLVIVGDGACGKTCLLIVFSKDQFPEVYVPTVFENYVADIEVDSKQVELALWDTAGQEDYDRLRPLSYPDTDVILMCFSIDSPDSLENIPEKWTPEVKHFCPNVPIILVGNKKDLRNDEHTRRELAKMKQEPVKPEEARDMASRINAFGYLECSAKTKDGVREVFEMATRAALQAKKRGKKNACLLL is encoded by the exons ATGGCTGCGATCCGTAAGAAACTGGTCATTGTAGGTGATGGAGCTTGTGGAAAGACTTGTCTGCTCATTGTGTTCAGCAAGGATCAGTTTCCTGAGGTTTATGTACCAACAGTGTTTGAGAACTATGTTGCTGATATTGAGGTGGACAGTAAGCAG gttgAACTGGCACTGTGGGACACAGCAGGGCAGGAGGATTACGACAGATTGAGGCCTCTTTCCTATCCTGACACTGATGTCATCCTCATGTGCTTTTCCATAGACAGCCCTGACAGCTTGG AAAATATCCCTGAGAAGTGGACCCCCGAAGTTAAGCACTTTTGTCCAAATGTGCCGATAATTCTTGTTGGTAATAAGAAAGACCTGCGAAATGATGAGCACACACGACGGGAGCTGGCAAAGATGAAGCAG GAACCCGTAAAGCCCGAAGAGGCGCGTGACATGGCTAGCCGCATCAACGCCTTTGGCTACTTAGAATGCTCCGCCAAGACGAAAGACGGCGTGAGAGAGGTGTTTGAGATGGCCACAAGAGCAGCTCTGCAGGCTAAGAAAAGGGGCAAGAAGAATGCCTGCCTTTTGCTATAA
- the tpk2 gene encoding thiamin pyrophosphokinase 2 gives MANIWSNWSDKMLQLLRRMNNFYLPGSSCTTCLRFEVAGEQVGWVPSKVASILTHYSEVFNPPRDGAITLCQNLDSYSRRSEAVDAVLQTLRKEGSLTCLKGWRDEKYEVMPKFCDTPLMCMERSATSLFGVKRYGVHVNGYSRDENGELRMWLARRSITKQTHPGKLDNLAAGGLAAGISVKHTMVKECEEEACIPADIAETARPVSTVSYTYEDEEGVFPECQFVFDLELPSEFQPRVGDGEVQHFYFLSMDKVKEVLVSNEFKPNCAMVVLDFLIRHSYIEPDTEPHYQEFVAGLHQTL, from the exons ATGGCGAATATTTGGTCAAACTGGTCGGATAAAATGCTACAATTGCTTCGACGCATGAATAATTTTTATTTGCCAG GCTCCAGCTGTACCACATGCCTTCGGTTTGAAGTGGCAGGAGAACAAGTAGGATGGGTGCCTTCCAAAGTTGCGTCCATTTTGACTCACTATTCTGAGGTGTTTAATCCACCACGTGATGGGGCTATTACCCTTTGCCAGAATCTTGATTCATATAGTCGGAGGTCTGAAGCAGTAGATGCTGTGCTTCAGACTTTGAGAAAAGAAGGCTCACTGACATGCCtaaaaggatggagagatgag AAGTATGAAGTGATGCCCAAGTTCTGTGACACTCCACTGATGTGTATGGAGAGATCAGCTACAA GCCTTTTTGGAGTGAAACGATATGGAGTCCATGTAAATGGATACAGTCGAGATGAGAACGGTGAACTCAGAATGTGGTTGGCTCGACGCTCCATTACAAAGCAGACCCACCCAGGAAAACTAGACAACTTG GCAGCTGGTGGTCTGGCAGCAGGTATAAGTGTGAAACACACTATGGTTAAAGAATGTGAAGAGGAAGCTTGCATACCAGCAGACATTGCAGAGACAGCCCGTCCTGTGAGCACTGTGAG CTATACCTATGAGGACGAAGAAGGGGTGTTCCCTGAGTGCCAATTCGTGTTCGATTTAGAACTTCCTTCAGAGTTCCAGCCTAGAGTAGGCGATGGAGAGGTCCAACATTTTTACTTCCTTTCAATGGACAAG GTGAAAGAAGTGCTGGTCAGTAATGAATTTAAACCAAACTGTGCAATGGTGGTCCTAGACTTCCTTATCAGACACTCCTACATAGAACCTGACACAG AGCCCCATTACCAGGAATTTGTAGCAGGACTCCACCAAACTTTGTAA
- the tnnc1b gene encoding troponin C type 1b (slow), translating into MDDVYKAAVENLTEEQKNEFKAAFDIFIQDAEDGCISTKELGKVMRMLGQNPTPEELQEMIDEVDEDGSGTVDFDEFLVMMVRCMKEESKGKSEEELAELFRMFDKNGDGYIDLDELKAMLESTGEAITEDDIEELMKDGDKNNDGKIDYDEFLEFMKGVE; encoded by the exons ATGGATGATGTATATAAAGCAGCG GTTGAGAACTTAACAGAAGAGCAGAAAAATG AGTTCAAGGCAGCGTTTGACATCTTCATCCAGGATGCAGAGGATGGCTGCATCAGCACCAAGGAGCTGGGGAAGGTGATGAGGATGCTGGGCCAGAACCCCACCcctgaggagctgcaggagatgATTGATGAGGTGGATGAAGATG GGAGCGGGACAGTAGACTTTGATGAGTTCCTGGTGATGATGGTGCGCTGCATGAAGGAGGAGAGCAAAGGAAAATCAGAGGAAGAGTTGGCTGAGCTGTTCCGCATGTTTGACAA GAATGGAGATGGCTATATTGACTTGGATGAGCTGAAGGCCATGTTAGAGTCAACTGGTGAGGCCATCACAGAGGATGATATTGAGGAGCTGATGAAGGATGGAGACAAAAACAATGATGGCAAAATTGACTATGATG AGTTCCTGGAATTCATGAAGGGGGTTGAGTGA
- the si:dkey-6n6.1 gene encoding extracellular matrix protein 2 → MARLGLFYLCICAAALTDGRAVSSLEEKRSRIKLRIAADAPDDSLLPGQCRVSGIALFDGAMWSPEPCSVCQCQKGTVSCHPVPCAGINSHVGQSGAHKSRKPSPGAVEKEKITDKKKSLQRRGGSAKLAAIPRAQEIKQRKETLSPPKIVESAVVLKPMTTKRNKQDEPVKSKIRTSVVPVTRRPDPVPDLKMTKDSLPYRLSDEDDDDDDDNDDPDDDDYDDDDYIGRTAGQSTLRDTVRPAVRATISPLLAITTGRGLTTAGGQAVLTTTRRPVPRAPGRPVVTFPQRPSFMESLPAGCLLSESLIACGSTGMSHIPILHDTGVKALYLADNRISKIPPRALAGLPNLEWLDLSKNKLDDSSFDPGLFQNLTKLRRLILDGNNLTKIPMFLPPSLLELKMNDNKLSGLTPSSFKGLSKLLTLELEDNRFHDGNVSPLTFRPLRKLIYLRLEDNKFRAIPSGLPVSLQELHLSDNRIEEVHAGILNKTVHLRVLDLSHNRIREDRISPRAWIHLLNLELLDLSHNKLVHVPSFLPVALRQLTLHHNQIERIPGYVFGHMRPGLDLLHLSNNRLHDDGIDDVSFLGLHASLSELLLDHNHLRSIPRGLLKLKNLQLLRLNHNLISYIPLNALCDTHASEDSPLVSVHLEYNLIDRRLIPPTAFSCVKTYHSIVLRPQSHEDHE, encoded by the exons ATGGCTCGACTAGGGCTATTCTATCTCTGTATATGTGCAGCTGCACTCACTGATGGGAGAGCCGTCAGCAGCTTAGAAGAGAAGCGTTCACGCATCAAACTTAGGATAGCTGCTGATGCACCTGATGACTCTCTTCTCCCCG gtcagTGCCGGGTGAGTGGGATAGCTTTGTTTGATGGGGCTATGTGGTCGCCCGAACCCTGTTCCGTGTGCCAGTGCCAGAAAGGAACTGTCAGCTGTCACCCAGTTCCCTGTGCTG GTATAAATAGCCATGTGGGGCAATCAGGTGCTCATAAAAGCAGAAAACCCTCACCTGGTGCagttgagaaagagaaaatcacAGATAAAAAGAAGAGTCTccaaaggagggggggaagtgCCAAATTGGCTGCTATACCAAGAGCACAGGAAATTAAACAGAGGAAAGAGACTTTATCTCCACCAAAAATT GTTGAATCTGCTGTTGTTTTGAAACCTATGACCACAAAGAGGAACAAGCAAGATGAGCCAGTGAAGTCGAAGATAAGGACATCCGTTGTACCTGTAACCAGACGACCAGATCCTGTGCCAGACCTAAAGATGACCAAAGACAGCCTTCCTTACCGGCTTtcagatgaggatgatgatgatgacgacgacaATGATGaccctgatgatgatgattatgatgatgatgactacATTGGGAGAACAGCAGGACAATCTACACTGAGAGACACTGTAAGGCCTGCTGTGAGAGCCACTATAAGCCCCCTTTTGGCAATCACAACAGGTAGAGGGCTTACCACAGCAGGTGGTCAAGCAGTGCTGACCACCACCCGGAGACCAGTGCCCAGAGCACCAGGCCGGCCGGTAGTTACGTTCCCTCAGAGACCCAGCTTCATGGAATCTTTGCCTGCAGGATGTCTGCTGTCCGAGTCGTTGATAGCCTGTGGCAGCACTGGCATGTCCCACATACCCATTCTCCATGATACAGGGGTTAAGGCCCTCTACCTAGCAG ACAACAGAATAAGTAAGATTCCTCCGAGAGCTCTGGCTGGTCTGCCCAACCTTGAGTGGCTGGATCTAAGTAAAAACAAGCTGGATGACTCCTCCTTCGACCCAGGCCTCTTCCAG AATCTGACCAAACTGAGAAGGCTGATTTTGGATGGCAACAACCTGACCAAAATTCCTATGTTTCTCCCGCCATCTCTGCTGGAGTTAAAGATGAATGACAACAAACTCAGTGGCCTCACACCTAGCAGCTTTAAAG GTTTGTCCAAACTACTGACTCTGGAGCTTGAAGACAACCGTTTCCATGATGGGAATGTGTCCCCTTTGACCTTTCGACCCTTGAGGAAACTTATATATCTTCGACTGGAGGACAATAAGTTTCGTGCCATCCCCTCTGGCCTTCCAGTGTCACTTCAG GAGCTTCATCTGTCTGATAACAGAATAGAGGAGGTGCATGCAGGCATTCTCAACAAGACAGTCCATCTCAGGGTGTTGGACCTTAGCCATAACCGTATCAGAGAGGACCGTATATCCCCAAGAGCATGGATCCATCTGCT GAATCTGGAATTGTTGGACCTATCCCACAACAAGCTAGTGCACGTTCCGTCCTTTTTACCTGTGGCACTGCGTCAGCTGACCCTGCACCACAACCAGATTGAACGAATTCCTGGATACGTGTTTGGTCACATGCGACCAGGTCTGGATCTGCTCCACCTATCGAACAACAGGCTGCATGATGATGGGATCGATGATGTGTCCTTCCTGGGGCTGCATGCCTCTCTGTCAGAGCTACTGCTGGACCACAACCACCTACGCTCAATCCCCCGCGGCCTGCTCAAGCTGAAGAACCTGCAGCTTCTCCGCCTCAATCACAACCTGATCAG CTACATTCCACTCAATGCCTTGTGTGACACGCACGCCAGTGAAGACTCACCCTTGGTCTCCGTTCACCTGGAGTACAATTTGATTGACAGGCGCCTCATCCCACCTACAGCGTTCTCTTGTGTCAAGACCTACCATAGCATTGTTCTACGGCCCCAGAGTCATGAGGACCATGAGTAG
- the bgna gene encoding biglycan a gives MLPFTVLLLLLYVTPLPISSVALPYKQQGFLDLGKNFNVEGLMMMMMNDEEEGSAFEEVHPLEHPTCPFGCQCNLKVVQCSDLGLAYVPHDIPPDTRLLDLQGNQITEIRETDFKGLSNLYALVLVNNQISRVHPRAFVPLRRMQKLYFSHNLLTAVPKNLPPSLVELRIHDNNIKKVPAGTFSGLGSMNCIEMGRNPLKNSGLEPGAFDGLKLNFLRISEAKLTGIPKGLPDSLHELHLDNNQIQAIELADLRECEHLYRLGLGYNEIRHIEHGSLFYAQNLRELHLNNNHLPSIPAGLPEMKYLQVVYLHSNNISHVEANDFCPEGFSMKRTFYNGISLFDNPIKYWEVDPSTFRCVNDRMAIQFGNHKK, from the exons ATGCTTCCTTTCACAGTTCTACTTCTCCTGCTGTATGTCACCCCATTACCCATTTCATCTGTGGCCTTACCATACAAACAACAAGGCTTCTTGGATTTGGGGAAGAATTTTAATGTAGAGGgtttaatgatgatgatgatgaatgatgaagaggagggttcAGCTTTTGAGGAAGTACACCCATTAGAACACCCAACTTGCCCATTTGGATGTCAGTGTAACCTTAAGGTTGTGCAGTGCTCTGACCTAG GTTTAGCCTACGTCCCACATGACATCCCTCCTGATACCAGACTTCTAGACCTACAGGGCAACCAGATAACAGAGATCAGAGAAACTGACTTCAAGGGACTGAGTAACCTTTAT GCTCTGGTGTTGGTAAATAACCAGATCTCCAGGGTCCATCCACGGGCCTTCGTGCCTCTTAGAAGGATGCAGAAACTCTACTTCTCCCACAACTTGCTGACGGCTGTGCCCAagaacctccctccctccctggtggaaCTTCGTATTCATGATAATAACATAAAGAAGGTGCCTGCTGGGACCTTCTCAGGCCTGGGCAGTATGAACTGCATAG AGATGGGCCGGAATCCTCTCAAGAACAGTGGGTTGGAGCCAGGAGCATTTGATGGACTTAAACTGAACTTTCTTCGCATTTCAGAGGCTAAACTAACAGGTATCCccaaag gtcTCCCTGACAGTCTACATGAGTTGCATTTGGACAACAATCAAATTCAAGCTATTGAGCTTGCTGACCTGAGGGAATGTGAGCATTTGTATAG gttgGGCCTTGGGTACAATGAAATTCGCCATATTGAGCATGGCAGTCTGTTTTACGCACAAAACCTCAGAGAGTTGCATTTGAACAACAACCATCTCCCCAGCATCCCTGCGGGTCTGCCTGAAATGAAGTATCTGCAG GTGGTCTATCTTCACTCGAACAACATCAGCCATGTTGAGGCGAATGACTTTTGTCCTGAAGGCTTCAGTATGAAGAGGACTTTCTATAATGGCATCAGTCTCTTTGACAATCCTATTAAGTACTGGGAAGTGGACCCCTCTACCTTCCGTTGTGTCAACGATCGAATGGCCATACAGTTTGGCAACCATAAGAAATAG
- the dedd gene encoding death effector domain-containing protein, translated as MTSQQHPLPNANVNPPLLVPQNSSAQQARPHIHPNPLDSTHSSSVTAHSLHHRGLMGGVGSSSVGTSSGVTVNRNASSSNPNSASSRRPSSGRFEPWPEEAVDNAYGLYSLHRMFDIVGAQLTHRDVRVLSFLFVDVIDEYERGGIRSGRDFLLALERQGRCDETNFRHVLQLLRIITRHDLLPYVTLRKRQTVCPDPVDKYLEETSVRYVSPRGGAESRESIPHRRAGPQPVICCSPSGPQVGPSRTKPAPPGPSRKRKRTHTTGDCREKQTCDIRLRVRAEYCQHESALQGNVFSNKQEAVERQFERFNQANTILKSRDLGSIICDIKFSELTYLDAFWRDYINGSLLEALKGVFITDSLKQAVGHEAIKLLVNVDEEDYQAGRRKLLRNLVTGGSGAGESKETVP; from the exons ATGACCTCACAGCAGCACCCCCTCCCCAATGCAAACGTCAACCCTCCCTTGCTTGTCCCTCAGAACTCTTCAGCTCAGCAGGCTAGGCCTCACATTCACCCCAACCCGCTGGACTCAACCCACAGCAGTTCTGTGACTGCTCACTCTCTTCACCACAGAGGTCTAATGGGTGGTGTTGGGTCGTCATCTGTTGGAACCTCCAGTGGAGTGACAGTGAATCGGAATGCCTCATCCTCTAATCCAAACTCTGCCTCATCCCGGAGGCCCTCATCTGGTCGATTTGAGCCCTGGCCTGAGGAGGCTGTGGACAATGCCTATGGTCTATACTCACTTCACCGTATGTTTGATATAGTTGGAGCCCAGCTCACTCATCGCGACGTTAGAGTTCTGTCCTTCCTCTTTGTGGACGTTATTGACGAATACGAGCGAGGAGGAATCAGGAGTGGGCGAGACTTCCTATTGGCCCTAGAGCGGCAGGGTCGTTGTGATGAGACCAACTTCAGACATGTGCTGCAACTGCTGCGTATCATTACACGTCACGACCTGCTGCCCTATGTCACtctcagaaagagacagactg TATGCCCAGACCCAGTGGATAAGTACCTTGAAGAGACATCAGTACGTTATGTGTCTCCAAGGGGAGGAGCTGAGAGCAGAGAATCTATACCACATAGAAGAGCAG GCCCCCAGCCAGTGATTTGCTGTTCCCCCTCGGGGCCCCAGGTTGGCCCTTCTCGTACAAAGCCAGCTCCCCCAGGACCTAGTCGCAAAAGGAAGAGAACCCACACCACAGGAGACTGTAGGGAGAAGCAAACTTGTG ATATCCGCCTACGAGTGCGTGCTGAGTATTGCCAGCATGAATCAGCGCTCCAGGGCAACGTTTTCTCCAACAAACAGGAGGCAGTGGAGAGGCAATTTGAGCGCTTCAACCAGGCCAACACCATCCTAAAGTCCAGAGACCTGGGCTCCATTATCTGTGACATCAAGTTTTCTGAGCTGACCTACCTAGACGCCTTTTGGAGAGACTACATAAACGGCTCTCTGCTGGAGGCTCTGAAAGGGGTCTTCATAACAGACTCTCTCAAACAAGCGGTGGGACACGAGGCCATCAAACTGCTGGTTAATGTGGACGAGGAAGACTATCAGGCTGGTCGTCGTAAACTTCTGCGTAACTTGGTCACAGGGGGCAGCGGGGCAGGAGAGAGCAAAGAAACTGTGCCCTAA
- the ugt5e1 gene encoding UDP glucuronosyltransferase 5 family, polypeptide E1 has protein sequence MQLSRVETCFHTQPALLLLVGLLWGFPTQSHAGKILVYPVDGSHWLNMNILLKDLHQRGHRITVVRSSTSWYVHEQAPHYTSVTVTVSEASNLEDPDYMASFLRRNLEIWTRERSVFSFIALQKEAIQLLKDAHRASAEMAHLVIQNKALVSKLKETNFDLMLTDPGFAGGVIVGKYLELPIVFNVRWITNADGHFAIAPSPLSYVPTIGSLVSDKMSFVNRLKNMLHYGIGLYIDYIVTRPLYQGVCDNFIGLNSNIYSLIQGADLWLMRVDFVFEFPRPTMPNVVYIGGFQCKPSKPLPADIEAFVQSSGEYGVVVMSLGTLLGSLLPEISEIIAAAFARLPQKVIWRHLGERPSKLGNNTMLVDWLPQNDLLGHPKTKAFVTHGGTNGIYEAIYHGVPMLGLPLIFDQFDNMVRLKSRGVAKVLDVTALEEETLTQSLRDILNEKMPYRKNMLRMSKLHHDQPMKPMDSALFWLEYVMRHKGASHLRTESYKMPWYAFHNVDVFALLLSIMACLLLLFGLTCKIVIKGIISKKKVKLQ, from the coding sequence ATGCAACTCTCTCGGGTAGAAACCTGCTTCCACACACAACCAgctcttcttcttctggttGGGCTTCTGTGGGGCTTCCCGACACAGAGTCATGCTGGCAAGATCCTAGTTTACCCAGTGGATGGAAGCCACTGGCTCAACATGAACATTCTCTTGAAGGATCTCCATCAGAGGGGCCACAGAATAACAGTGGTCCGCTCATCCACAAGCTGGTATGTCCATGAGCAAGCTCCTCACTACACCTCTGTTACTGTGACAGTCTCGGAGGCTAGTAACCTGGAGGACCCAGATTACATGGCCTCGTTCCTGAGGAGAAACCTGGAGATTTGGACAAGAGAACGCTCAGTGTTTTCCTTCATTGCTCTCCAAAAAGAGGCAATTCAATTATTAAAGGATGCCCATCGTGCCAGTGCTGAAATGGCCCATTTGGTTATACAGAACAAAGCTTTGGTATCTAAACTAAAGGAaacaaactttgatttgatgttgacTGATCCTGGATTTGCAGGAGGAGTTATAGTAGGAAAGTACTTAGAGCTACCAATAGTGTTCAATGTTCGCTGGATCACCAATGCAGATGGACACTTTGCGATTGCACCCTCACCACTGTCTTATGTTCCAACTATTGGATCCCTGGTTTCAGATAAGATGAGCTTTGTCAATAGACTGAAAAATATGTTGCATTATGGCATTGGATTGTACATTGATTACATTGTAACAAGACCCCTCTACCAGGGAGTGTGTGATAACTTCATAGGCCTAAACTCCAATATTTACTCTCTTATTCAGGGGGCTGATCTCTGGCTAATGCGTGTGGACTTTGTGTTTGAGTTTCCACGCCCAACAATGCCCAATGTGGTTTACATAGGTGGGTTCCAGTGTAAGCCCTCTAAACCTTTGCCAGCAGATATAGAGGCATTCGTGCAGAGTTCTGGGGAATATGGAGTAGTGGTAATGTCTTTGGGGACTTTGCTAGGGAGCCTCCTTCCTGAAATCTCAGAGATAATCGCAGCGGCTTTTGCTCGCCTGCCTCAGAAGGTAATCTGGAGACACCTGGGAGAGAGGCCATCTAAGCTAGGTAACAACACCATGTTAGTAGACTGGCTACCTCAGAATGATCTGCTAGGCCATCCTAAAACGAAAGCCTTTGTCACGCACGGTGGCACCAATGGGATTTATGAGGCGATCTACCACGGGGTTCCAATGTTAGGGCTTCCCCTAATTTTTGACCAGTTTGATAACATGGTGCGTCTGAAGTCCAGGGGGGTTGCCAAGGTTCTAGACGTGACAGCATTAGAGGAGGAAACTCTGACACAGTCTCTAAGAGACATCCTCAATGAGAAGATGCCCTACAGGAAAAATATGCTTAGAATGTCAAAGCTACATCATGATCAGCCTATGAAACCAATGGACAGTGCCCTCTTTTGGCTAGAATATGTTATGAGGCACAAGGGGGCATCACATCTACGCACTGAGTCCTATAAGATGCCCTGGTACGCCTTCCACAACGTGGACGTGTTTGCACTCCTCCTCAGTATTATGGCCTGTCTACTGCTGTTGTTTGGCCTGACTTGTAAGATAGTGATTAAAGGTATAATCAGCAAGAAAAAAGTTAAATTGCAGTAA